The following are from one region of the Polyangiaceae bacterium genome:
- a CDS encoding AgmX/PglI C-terminal domain-containing protein yields MRTCAWTNLLTASVLTGVILFGCEASTLRSTAPSDTDNTEVAPPTVGEPTGNKAGDSSGSAAGGDEGSTGGAEGSTGGDEGGEGAQAGGTNPADGKSRTWCPLDEGDGSKAPEVAGVAGKPRDIETMQKIVQTYRGCVRRCYEAVQKEIPGLKGDLTMSLVITPKGKVKEATMNKDRSTLFTPKIVDCAANTLKKLEFGEHPKGMESKLNYPFNFAP; encoded by the coding sequence ATGCGGACCTGCGCCTGGACCAACTTGCTCACTGCCTCCGTGCTCACTGGGGTGATCCTCTTCGGCTGCGAGGCGTCGACCTTGCGCAGCACAGCGCCCAGCGACACCGATAACACGGAGGTCGCACCGCCCACGGTTGGGGAACCAACGGGCAACAAAGCGGGCGACTCCAGCGGGAGCGCGGCGGGTGGTGACGAAGGCAGCACAGGCGGCGCTGAAGGCAGCACTGGTGGCGATGAAGGTGGTGAGGGAGCACAAGCAGGAGGCACGAACCCCGCCGACGGAAAGAGCCGCACTTGGTGTCCCCTCGATGAGGGCGACGGCTCGAAGGCACCCGAAGTCGCCGGCGTAGCTGGCAAGCCTCGAGACATCGAGACCATGCAGAAGATCGTGCAGACTTATCGCGGCTGCGTGCGGCGCTGCTACGAGGCCGTGCAGAAGGAAATTCCCGGACTCAAAGGCGACCTGACCATGAGCCTGGTGATCACCCCGAAGGGCAAGGTGAAGGAGGCGACCATGAACAAGGATCGCTCCACCCTGTTCACCCCAAAGATCGTCGATTGCGCCGCCAACACCCTGAAGAAGCTCGAGTTCGGCGAGCACCCGAAAGGCATGGAGAGCAAGCTGAACTACCCGTTCAACTTCGCTCCCTGA
- a CDS encoding HNH endonuclease has protein sequence MLNRFFAPVCLTTARRAILLLYGGAAHALDESGDLYAFPEWSQLAPRLVDDIVPTVSGGLRVPRVLHLLRYERNPRVDIRLTRKNLLLRDDHSCQYCGVKPCLRDLNVDHVLPRSRGGADSWENLVISCRRCNLVKGHRTPEEAGMRLRARPNKPRWSTTKHILLSAKQPYSEWSPFLQAG, from the coding sequence GTGCTGAATCGCTTCTTTGCGCCGGTGTGTCTGACCACCGCCAGGCGAGCGATCTTGCTCTTGTACGGTGGCGCTGCGCACGCGCTGGACGAGAGCGGCGACCTGTACGCCTTCCCGGAGTGGAGCCAGCTCGCGCCCCGGCTGGTCGACGACATCGTGCCGACGGTGAGCGGTGGGTTACGGGTACCGCGGGTGCTTCACTTGTTGCGCTATGAGCGCAATCCACGTGTGGATATCCGCCTCACGCGAAAGAACCTGCTGCTGCGCGACGACCACTCCTGCCAGTACTGCGGAGTGAAGCCTTGCTTGCGGGACCTCAACGTCGACCATGTCTTGCCCCGCTCCCGTGGCGGCGCGGATAGCTGGGAAAACCTGGTGATTTCGTGCCGGCGCTGCAATTTGGTCAAGGGTCATCGCACCCCGGAGGAGGCGGGCATGCGCCTGAGGGCTCGCCCCAACAAGCCGCGCTGGTCAACCACCAAACACATCTTGTTGAGCGCCAAGCAGCCCTACAGCGAGTGGTCTCCGTTTCTCCAAGCGGGCTGA
- the coaD gene encoding pantetheine-phosphate adenylyltransferase translates to MNRAQLAIYAGSFDPPTNGHLDLVERASKLFPEVIVALGIHPTRKALFSVEERIGLLEQVCKPFDNVRVSSFEGLLVDYGKSVGARVIVRGLRAATDFEYELQIAHANADLRPEIDTVFLPTRANYGFISASLVREIASHGGDVSRYAPPAVCDALSKKFA, encoded by the coding sequence ATGAACCGGGCCCAGCTTGCGATCTACGCCGGAAGCTTCGATCCGCCGACGAACGGGCACCTGGATCTGGTGGAGCGCGCTTCCAAGCTCTTCCCAGAGGTGATTGTTGCTCTGGGCATCCACCCGACGCGGAAAGCGCTGTTTTCTGTGGAGGAGCGCATCGGCTTACTCGAGCAGGTTTGCAAGCCATTCGACAACGTGCGGGTCAGCTCCTTCGAGGGCCTGCTGGTCGACTACGGGAAGTCCGTCGGCGCGCGTGTCATCGTTCGCGGTCTCCGTGCGGCAACGGACTTCGAGTATGAGCTGCAGATCGCGCACGCCAACGCTGATTTACGCCCGGAAATTGATACGGTGTTCCTGCCTACGCGCGCGAACTACGGATTCATCTCCGCGTCCCTGGTGCGAGAGATCGCGAGCCACGGCGGCGATGTGAGCCGCTACGCACCACCCGCGGTGTGCGACGCGCTCTCCAAGAAGTTCGCCTGA
- a CDS encoding D-alanyl-D-alanine carboxypeptidase family protein translates to MKRTLFFSLPVFFSFSVFAGAAQAQTVADLAARGQCSTSGLEGISEQLAEAQMCIRPDAFVKFAPHAGVTLSSSKIHPYLQASARDALWSAASKLNITINSAFRTLADQYVLYYSGGCGLAAKPGKSNHQSGRAIDVQNYSAAKSALQSAGCTWLGSSDPVHFDCPGSDGRADAILAFQHLWNVNHPEDIIDEDGAYGPQTEARLAKSPAGGFAKGACDPEPPQPVQCANGSAPFFWDCAGPIDSLSCVQISEPADPDSWDDNYLCSEGELGLQWSNAGEIAGMRCTAITEGSDSDTWNDNFICVPPDSPYYFTWSSAGPLAGDCVQFNEPNDPDTWGDNYLCWTFEPGSGNGGVGGTGGEPGTGGGGWATGGEPGEGEYVGGAGGGAGGAGAENGFGPSTVTRDSSSCSVAAPGQQSGSGVGWLILGGALVLLRKRRTAAKASV, encoded by the coding sequence ATGAAGCGAACTCTGTTCTTCTCCTTGCCCGTCTTCTTCTCGTTCTCCGTCTTTGCCGGAGCAGCCCAGGCGCAGACCGTCGCGGACCTGGCCGCTCGCGGCCAGTGCAGCACTTCAGGTCTTGAAGGGATCTCGGAGCAGCTGGCTGAGGCTCAGATGTGCATCCGCCCCGATGCGTTCGTGAAGTTCGCGCCGCACGCTGGCGTAACCCTCAGCTCCTCGAAGATTCACCCCTACTTGCAGGCGAGCGCGAGGGACGCGCTGTGGTCTGCCGCGAGCAAGCTCAACATCACGATCAACAGCGCGTTCCGTACCCTCGCGGATCAGTACGTCCTCTACTACTCCGGCGGATGTGGGCTCGCCGCCAAGCCTGGCAAGAGCAATCACCAGTCGGGGCGCGCGATCGACGTGCAGAACTACTCGGCAGCGAAGAGTGCCTTGCAGAGTGCCGGGTGCACCTGGCTCGGCAGCTCCGATCCGGTGCATTTCGATTGCCCGGGCAGCGACGGGCGCGCTGACGCGATCCTCGCGTTTCAGCACCTTTGGAACGTGAATCACCCCGAGGACATCATCGATGAAGACGGCGCCTACGGTCCGCAGACAGAGGCGCGTCTCGCGAAGTCGCCGGCGGGTGGCTTCGCCAAGGGCGCCTGCGACCCTGAGCCGCCTCAGCCAGTGCAGTGTGCGAACGGCAGCGCGCCCTTCTTCTGGGACTGCGCTGGACCCATCGACTCGCTGAGCTGCGTGCAGATCTCCGAGCCGGCAGATCCTGACTCTTGGGACGACAACTACCTGTGCAGCGAGGGCGAGCTGGGGCTGCAGTGGTCGAATGCCGGGGAGATCGCGGGCATGCGCTGCACGGCGATCACCGAGGGTTCGGACTCCGACACGTGGAATGACAACTTCATCTGCGTGCCGCCGGATTCACCCTATTACTTCACCTGGAGCTCCGCAGGCCCACTCGCTGGGGACTGCGTGCAGTTCAACGAGCCGAACGACCCCGACACGTGGGGCGACAACTACCTGTGTTGGACCTTCGAGCCAGGCTCAGGCAACGGTGGAGTCGGTGGTACCGGCGGCGAGCCCGGGACCGGCGGTGGTGGATGGGCCACTGGCGGAGAGCCGGGTGAAGGTGAGTACGTAGGAGGCGCAGGCGGCGGAGCGGGCGGCGCTGGAGCCGAAAACGGCTTTGGCCCCTCGACGGTGACGCGGGACTCGTCGAGCTGCAGTGTGGCGGCTCCGGGGCAGCAGTCCGGCAGCGGCGTGGGTTGGTTGATCCTCGGCGGCGCGCTGGTGCTGCTCAGGAAAAGACGTACTGCAGCCAAGGCGTCGGTGTGA
- a CDS encoding site-2 protease family protein: MSDSLAPPGSFPKPPQGFIPPQLEQQAGEPVWADDGYGAPASEPPPFAPKARTNVLLFFATLASVFFVGSHYASAHFKIDSLLRSIGAAWIYAVPLMAILLAHEFGHYIAARIHKVPASLPYFLPLPILNPFGTLGAVIVMPERIRSRNALMDIGAAGPLAGMVVAIPLMFIGIRLSDVTPGLNQGVVVYEGDSLLYWGLKRLALGELPPGYDIQTHPLALAAWVGFFVTFLNLFPISQLDGGHIAYALFGERQNRFARWFRFSPLILAVYNFVAHGVPAIQRYLANGRKETLDLLPMGTIVNWVMLFLLLWFMTRKVGPGHPPVDDDQLSPGRKVIGVVSLIVFILVFTPTPWLQYVFS; the protein is encoded by the coding sequence ATGAGCGACTCGCTAGCTCCTCCTGGCAGCTTCCCTAAGCCCCCGCAAGGCTTCATCCCACCCCAGCTCGAGCAGCAAGCTGGTGAGCCTGTTTGGGCCGATGACGGCTATGGCGCGCCAGCATCCGAGCCGCCGCCCTTCGCTCCTAAAGCGCGCACCAATGTACTGCTGTTCTTCGCGACGCTCGCCAGCGTGTTCTTCGTGGGCAGCCACTACGCGAGCGCGCACTTCAAGATCGACTCGCTGTTGCGTTCAATTGGTGCCGCGTGGATCTACGCAGTGCCACTGATGGCCATCCTCCTGGCCCACGAGTTTGGGCACTACATCGCCGCGCGCATTCACAAGGTACCGGCCTCCTTGCCCTATTTCCTGCCGCTGCCGATCTTGAATCCATTCGGCACACTGGGTGCCGTGATCGTGATGCCCGAGCGAATCCGTTCGCGCAACGCGCTGATGGACATCGGCGCCGCAGGTCCACTCGCTGGAATGGTCGTTGCCATCCCGCTGATGTTCATCGGCATCCGCTTGTCCGACGTGACGCCGGGCCTGAACCAAGGCGTCGTGGTCTATGAAGGGGATAGCCTATTGTATTGGGGCTTGAAGCGGCTCGCCCTTGGAGAGTTGCCGCCCGGATACGACATCCAGACGCATCCGTTGGCCCTCGCCGCGTGGGTCGGCTTCTTCGTTACGTTTCTCAACCTGTTCCCGATCAGCCAGCTGGACGGCGGCCACATCGCCTACGCCTTGTTTGGGGAACGGCAGAATCGTTTCGCGCGCTGGTTCCGCTTTTCGCCGCTGATACTCGCCGTTTACAACTTCGTCGCCCACGGTGTGCCGGCGATTCAGCGCTACCTTGCCAACGGCCGCAAAGAGACCCTGGATCTCCTGCCGATGGGCACCATCGTCAACTGGGTGATGCTGTTCTTGCTGCTGTGGTTCATGACCCGCAAGGTCGGGCCGGGGCATCCGCCGGTGGACGACGATCAGCTGAGCCCCGGACGCAAGGTCATCGGGGTGGTCAGCTTGATCGTCTTCATTCTGGTGTTCACACCGACGCCTTGGCTGCAGTACGTCTTTTCCTGA
- a CDS encoding MBL fold metallo-hydrolase, whose amino-acid sequence MSATPASPVERPIEIAPGLAAFATLTPTLPPATHTNSYALGDREILLVEPATPHEAEQRAFVEWARGLASGGRRLRAIFVTHHHIDHVAGAHALSEELKLPLLAHRETALRLGDAWRPELGHRHLSDGDVIELDGPTPQRWEALHTPGHAPGHLCLHEPNLSALVVGDMVASVGTILIEPQDGHMQTYLEQLTRLSELSATRALPAHGAVIDQPSAWFDHYVSHRKMREAKVLFSVQQLSRASLDELVALAYDDTPRPIWGLAKLSLEAHLIKLVEDGLVRQEGETYVTDGNR is encoded by the coding sequence ATGTCTGCGACGCCCGCCTCCCCCGTCGAGCGACCCATCGAGATCGCGCCGGGGCTCGCTGCGTTCGCGACGCTCACGCCCACGCTTCCGCCGGCAACCCACACGAACAGCTACGCCCTGGGGGACCGCGAGATCCTGCTCGTGGAGCCGGCCACGCCCCATGAGGCGGAGCAACGGGCATTCGTCGAGTGGGCGCGCGGACTCGCCTCCGGGGGCAGAAGGCTGCGAGCCATCTTCGTCACTCACCATCACATCGATCATGTGGCAGGAGCTCACGCGCTGAGTGAGGAGCTAAAGCTCCCGCTGCTCGCCCACCGCGAGACGGCGCTACGCCTCGGCGATGCCTGGCGCCCGGAGCTCGGCCACCGACACCTGAGCGACGGCGACGTGATCGAACTCGACGGTCCGACGCCCCAGCGCTGGGAAGCACTGCATACCCCTGGGCATGCCCCAGGTCACCTCTGCCTCCACGAACCGAATCTGAGCGCGCTCGTGGTGGGCGACATGGTAGCGAGCGTCGGCACCATCTTGATCGAGCCGCAAGACGGCCACATGCAGACCTATTTGGAACAGCTCACGCGGCTGAGCGAGCTCTCTGCGACCCGCGCACTACCTGCCCACGGAGCGGTCATCGACCAGCCCAGCGCCTGGTTCGACCACTACGTGAGCCACCGCAAGATGCGCGAGGCGAAGGTTTTATTTTCCGTGCAGCAACTGAGCAGGGCGTCCTTGGATGAGCTGGTGGCGCTGGCCTACGACGATACACCGCGCCCAATTTGGGGTTTGGCGAAGCTCAGCCTGGAGGCCCATCTGATCAAGCTCGTCGAGGACGGCTTGGTGCGCCAGGAAGGCGAAACCTACGTGACGGACGGCAACCGATGA
- a CDS encoding acetyl-CoA C-acyltransferase, translating into MTREVYVVSAVRTPIGSYLGSLSGLSAPALGSTAIAAALERAKVSPEQVEEVFMGNVLSAGIGQAPARQASLGAKIPNTVPCTTVSKVCGSGLQAVVFGAKTVLLGDADIVVTGGMESMSNVPYYLDKARQGYRMGDGKLVDGMIFDGLWDPYNNYHMGNAGELCAREYKLTREAQDDYAKESYRRAMAAQKEGLFKSELVDVSIPQRKGDPIVVSEDEEPGRGNPDKFGALRPAFAKEGTITAANASTINDGASALVLASEKAVKEHNLTPLARIVGYGNAAQAPEWFTTAPAKAIENTTKKLGIDKSSIDLWEINEAFSCVTMACNQLAGIDPKTVNVRGGAVALGHPIGASGARILTTLLFAMQDLGKKRGLATLCIGGGEAVALVVER; encoded by the coding sequence ATGACTCGAGAGGTTTACGTCGTCAGCGCCGTGCGCACACCCATTGGCTCCTACCTCGGTTCCCTGAGCGGGCTGAGCGCGCCCGCGCTCGGCAGCACCGCGATCGCCGCCGCGCTCGAGCGAGCGAAGGTGAGTCCCGAGCAGGTGGAAGAAGTCTTCATGGGCAACGTACTTTCCGCAGGGATTGGTCAAGCGCCCGCTCGCCAAGCGTCCCTGGGCGCGAAGATCCCCAACACCGTGCCCTGCACGACGGTGAGCAAGGTCTGTGGCTCCGGCCTGCAAGCGGTGGTTTTCGGCGCCAAGACCGTGTTGCTCGGTGATGCCGACATCGTGGTGACTGGCGGCATGGAATCGATGAGCAACGTCCCGTACTACCTGGACAAGGCTCGCCAAGGCTATCGCATGGGTGATGGGAAGCTGGTCGACGGCATGATCTTCGACGGCCTGTGGGACCCCTACAACAATTACCACATGGGTAATGCCGGAGAGCTTTGCGCCCGCGAGTACAAGCTCACTCGGGAAGCTCAGGACGACTACGCCAAGGAGAGCTATCGCCGGGCGATGGCCGCGCAGAAGGAAGGGCTCTTCAAGTCAGAGCTGGTCGACGTCAGCATTCCGCAGCGCAAGGGCGACCCCATCGTGGTCAGCGAAGACGAAGAGCCTGGCCGCGGCAATCCAGACAAGTTCGGCGCGCTGCGACCGGCCTTCGCCAAGGAAGGCACGATCACGGCGGCCAACGCCTCCACCATCAACGACGGCGCGAGCGCCCTGGTGTTGGCGTCGGAGAAGGCAGTGAAAGAGCACAACCTCACCCCCCTCGCCCGCATCGTTGGCTATGGCAACGCGGCGCAGGCCCCGGAGTGGTTCACCACCGCGCCGGCCAAGGCGATCGAGAACACCACGAAAAAGCTGGGCATCGACAAGTCCAGCATCGACCTTTGGGAGATCAACGAAGCGTTCAGCTGCGTGACGATGGCCTGCAATCAGCTCGCAGGCATCGACCCGAAGACAGTCAACGTGCGCGGCGGCGCGGTGGCCCTCGGCCACCCGATCGGGGCGTCGGGTGCACGCATCCTCACGACGCTGCTCTTCGCGATGCAAGATCTCGGCAAGAAGCGCGGACTTGCGACGCTGTGCATCGGCGGTGGTGAAGCCGTGGCGCTCGTCGTCGAGCGCTGA
- a CDS encoding SAM-dependent methyltransferase, which produces MRDQHRSFTSDLVAAMRAFYSETPADLDVASDPVASSLLPLPLTLLVRAMGQPGVSRLVHRALGHASFGLSYGVPLRTAAIDEVLREEASTGCDQLVLLGAGLDARGYRLPELSECTVFELDHPSTQAYKRLRVGSLDPLAKSVHFCSIDFERQSIGEVLGAAGFATQRKSCWIWEGVTMYLTPGAIDATLDAVSLYSAPGSVLCMTYVTPQSGVIRRAGLLSAKKIREPILGTLQKTEVRERLERRGFSLLSDTDAHDWAQRYWQHAPGGLRVWERLVVARRA; this is translated from the coding sequence GTGAGAGACCAACACCGTAGCTTCACCAGCGATCTGGTCGCCGCGATGCGCGCCTTCTACAGCGAGACTCCCGCGGATCTGGATGTTGCGAGCGATCCCGTCGCCTCGAGTTTGCTCCCTCTCCCCCTAACCCTGCTCGTGCGGGCGATGGGGCAACCCGGTGTTTCCCGTCTGGTGCATCGCGCCCTGGGTCACGCGAGCTTCGGACTCTCCTATGGAGTTCCGCTCCGCACTGCGGCGATCGATGAAGTGCTGCGTGAAGAGGCCAGCACAGGCTGCGACCAGCTGGTTTTGCTCGGCGCTGGGCTGGATGCTCGAGGTTATCGCCTACCCGAGCTCTCCGAGTGCACAGTCTTCGAGCTCGACCACCCAAGCACCCAGGCCTACAAGCGCTTGCGCGTCGGCTCCCTCGACCCGCTGGCGAAATCGGTGCACTTCTGCAGCATCGATTTCGAACGGCAGTCGATCGGCGAAGTGCTGGGGGCAGCGGGGTTCGCCACCCAGCGCAAGAGCTGTTGGATTTGGGAAGGCGTCACGATGTACCTGACGCCGGGTGCGATCGACGCGACGCTGGATGCCGTGTCGCTCTATAGCGCGCCGGGGAGTGTGCTGTGCATGACCTACGTCACTCCCCAGAGCGGAGTGATTCGTCGCGCCGGCTTACTTTCCGCAAAGAAAATACGCGAACCGATCCTCGGCACCCTGCAAAAGACTGAGGTTCGAGAGCGCCTCGAGCGTCGCGGCTTTAGCCTGCTATCGGACACCGACGCTCACGACTGGGCGCAGCGCTACTGGCAGCACGCTCCTGGGGGCCTACGCGTGTGGGAACGCCTCGTGGTCGCGCGCCGGGCTTGA
- a CDS encoding response regulator, with protein sequence MNAVPDATHGKRILVVDDVEMSRRVVARMLSHAGYEPICVHSGGTALACLERAHFDGMVLDLKMPGMNGWQVLYAVRTLAPDLPIVLHSAHELTDPVLMTDQVCFLRKPYRPGDLQAALERVL encoded by the coding sequence GTGAACGCTGTACCCGACGCCACCCATGGAAAACGCATCTTGGTCGTCGACGATGTCGAGATGTCCCGCCGCGTGGTGGCGCGCATGCTGAGCCACGCTGGGTACGAGCCGATTTGTGTTCACAGCGGGGGCACGGCGCTGGCTTGCCTGGAGCGTGCGCACTTTGACGGCATGGTGCTCGACCTCAAGATGCCAGGCATGAATGGCTGGCAGGTGCTGTACGCGGTGCGTACGCTGGCTCCGGATTTGCCCATCGTGTTGCACAGTGCCCACGAGCTCACGGATCCGGTGCTGATGACCGACCAAGTGTGCTTCTTGCGCAAGCCGTACCGCCCGGGTGACCTCCAGGCAGCCCTGGAGCGAGTGCTGTGA
- a CDS encoding VWA domain-containing protein: MTLASLMLLLSPFAACSASSSSPSSNGGSSSAGTGGSGADGGSAGFGGSLLDSGNDAELPECATDSYTGAVIPLDIYVLLDRSDSMLDADTNGLQRWSAITQAIKNFVDLPGNSGIGLGLGYFPVALTKPLPTNCTNADGCFPYIAQCTLGSCCYGNLCNEKPTSSCLPTDYVTPAIAIQALPGVAAMVKQSIDNTNPEGGTPMGPALEGAIDYVQTWAAAHPDHITAVVLATDGAPSGCNPEGTDVVAARAEEGKNQNPSVLTFVIGLGEQLSTLNSIALAGGTKSATLVDSGVNAGQEFLDALNKIRGDLQCTYSIPVPKQGDVDPEKVNVTFTQAGIREFVPRVDGAANCGLGDTAGWYYDTPTNPSRITLCKHSCEAVQGGGVTVDVVLGCQTVVK, encoded by the coding sequence GTGACGTTGGCCTCGCTGATGCTCCTGCTCAGCCCGTTCGCGGCATGCTCCGCCTCGAGCTCCAGCCCTTCCAGCAACGGAGGCTCGAGCTCCGCGGGTACTGGTGGAAGCGGCGCCGACGGCGGCTCCGCCGGCTTCGGCGGTTCGCTCCTCGATTCGGGCAATGATGCGGAGCTACCCGAGTGCGCGACGGATTCCTACACCGGCGCGGTGATCCCCCTCGACATCTACGTGCTGCTGGATCGCTCAGACAGCATGCTCGACGCGGACACCAACGGACTGCAACGCTGGAGCGCGATCACGCAAGCGATCAAGAACTTCGTGGACTTACCAGGCAACTCCGGCATCGGCTTGGGCCTTGGTTATTTCCCCGTGGCACTGACCAAGCCGTTGCCCACGAACTGCACCAACGCGGACGGCTGCTTCCCTTACATTGCGCAGTGCACGCTCGGTTCGTGTTGCTACGGCAACTTGTGTAACGAGAAGCCAACTAGTTCCTGCCTACCCACCGACTACGTCACGCCGGCAATCGCGATTCAGGCCCTGCCAGGTGTGGCGGCGATGGTGAAGCAGTCCATCGACAACACCAACCCAGAGGGTGGCACGCCGATGGGCCCCGCTCTCGAAGGCGCCATCGACTACGTGCAAACGTGGGCGGCGGCGCACCCCGATCACATCACCGCAGTGGTGCTCGCGACGGACGGAGCGCCCTCCGGCTGCAACCCCGAAGGTACAGACGTGGTGGCGGCACGGGCCGAGGAGGGCAAGAACCAGAACCCCTCGGTGCTGACATTCGTGATCGGTCTGGGGGAGCAGCTCTCCACGCTCAACTCCATCGCGCTCGCTGGCGGCACCAAGTCGGCGACGCTGGTCGACTCAGGCGTCAACGCCGGACAAGAGTTCCTCGATGCCCTGAACAAGATCCGCGGGGATCTACAGTGCACCTACTCGATTCCGGTGCCCAAGCAGGGTGACGTCGATCCTGAAAAGGTCAACGTCACGTTCACTCAAGCCGGGATCCGTGAGTTCGTGCCGCGTGTGGACGGCGCTGCAAACTGTGGCCTCGGTGACACCGCCGGCTGGTACTACGACACGCCAACCAACCCATCTCGCATCACGCTCTGCAAGCACTCCTGTGAGGCCGTTCAGGGTGGGGGCGTGACGGTGGATGTGGTGTTGGGCTGCCAGACGGTCGTCAAATAG
- a CDS encoding acetate/propionate family kinase: MANTWVLVINCGSSSIKLDVLDPATGERAKRGELTLSGKVERVGKPGCQFTLGTQTQDLDGADHGAALGRVLPGFLEGIQIAAVGHRVVHGGADFNSAVRIDESVQRKIDELSKLAPLHNPPNLAGIRAAMELLPSSAHVAVFDTAFHSTLPTRAKEYALPAKLREEHGIRRYGFHGPSHRWVASSAAAHLGSDMRDLRMITCHLGNGASVCAVEYGRSIDTSMGMTPLEGLVMGTRSGDVDAGVLLELLRQGKSVDELDDLLNRQSGLAGLSGVGNDLRDIEARAAEGDEACRLALQVFTHRLRKYIGAYAAVLGGVDAIVFTGGIGENSALIRHRTLQRLEFLGARLDEDKNRDAKLSEASPVAEIHEPHSRTKLLVVATDEARAIAQDAAHLAKLDDQVERGLSIPIAISARHIHLTDEAVEALFGKGHQLTPRKDLSQPGQYACEETLTVVGPKGQLERVRVLGPTRGKNQVEVSRTDEFKLGVDAPVRDSGDTKDSPGVTLIGPQGSLTLESGLICARRHIHMTPADAERFGVKNKDVVEVAIDSDGRDLVFGDVLIRVSDKYCLEMHIDTDEGNAAEINPGMGAAMLPDNETFQDGMLIPTKGTARLRRRSTRFD; encoded by the coding sequence ATGGCGAATACCTGGGTGTTGGTGATCAACTGTGGCAGCTCGTCCATCAAGCTCGATGTGCTGGACCCCGCGACCGGCGAACGCGCCAAGCGCGGAGAGCTGACCCTCAGCGGTAAGGTCGAGCGGGTTGGCAAGCCTGGGTGTCAGTTCACGTTGGGAACTCAAACGCAGGACTTGGATGGTGCCGACCATGGGGCTGCGCTCGGGCGCGTGCTGCCTGGGTTCCTGGAAGGCATCCAGATCGCCGCGGTGGGTCATCGAGTGGTGCACGGCGGCGCGGACTTCAACAGCGCAGTGCGCATCGATGAGTCCGTACAGCGCAAGATCGACGAGCTCTCGAAGCTCGCGCCGCTACACAACCCGCCGAACCTGGCTGGGATCCGCGCGGCAATGGAACTGTTGCCCAGTTCTGCCCATGTGGCCGTCTTCGATACGGCGTTCCACAGCACCTTGCCAACGCGGGCAAAGGAGTATGCGCTACCCGCGAAGCTGCGCGAAGAGCACGGCATCCGTCGTTATGGCTTTCACGGCCCGAGCCATCGCTGGGTGGCGAGTAGCGCCGCAGCGCACCTCGGAAGCGACATGCGTGACCTGCGAATGATCACGTGTCACCTGGGGAACGGCGCGAGTGTTTGTGCGGTGGAATACGGACGCAGCATCGACACCAGCATGGGCATGACACCTCTCGAAGGCCTGGTCATGGGGACACGCTCGGGCGATGTCGACGCCGGAGTGCTGCTCGAGCTCTTGCGGCAGGGCAAGAGCGTCGATGAGCTCGACGATTTGTTGAACCGCCAGTCAGGCCTCGCGGGGCTGAGCGGCGTTGGCAACGACCTGCGAGACATCGAAGCCCGCGCCGCGGAGGGCGACGAAGCCTGCCGCCTGGCATTGCAGGTGTTTACCCACCGCTTGCGCAAGTACATCGGGGCCTACGCCGCGGTGCTCGGCGGCGTAGATGCGATCGTTTTCACCGGCGGCATTGGCGAGAACTCCGCGCTGATCCGCCACCGCACACTGCAGCGGCTCGAGTTCTTGGGCGCACGCCTGGACGAGGACAAGAACCGCGACGCCAAGCTCAGTGAAGCCTCCCCCGTCGCTGAGATCCACGAGCCGCACAGCCGCACCAAGCTGCTGGTGGTGGCAACGGACGAGGCGCGCGCAATCGCTCAGGACGCGGCGCACCTGGCCAAGCTCGACGACCAAGTGGAGCGCGGCCTGAGCATCCCGATCGCAATTTCCGCGCGGCATATACACCTGACGGATGAGGCGGTCGAGGCACTGTTCGGCAAGGGACATCAGCTGACACCCAGGAAGGACCTCAGCCAACCTGGGCAATACGCGTGCGAGGAGACGCTCACGGTGGTCGGCCCGAAGGGGCAGCTGGAGCGAGTGCGCGTTCTTGGCCCGACGCGCGGAAAGAACCAGGTCGAGGTCTCGCGCACCGACGAGTTCAAGCTCGGCGTCGACGCGCCGGTGCGTGATTCGGGGGACACCAAAGATAGCCCCGGCGTGACCTTGATTGGACCCCAGGGCAGCTTGACTCTCGAGAGCGGGCTCATCTGCGCGCGCCGTCACATCCACATGACACCGGCCGACGCCGAGCGCTTCGGCGTGAAGAACAAGGACGTCGTGGAGGTTGCGATCGACTCTGACGGTCGCGATCTAGTCTTTGGAGACGTCTTGATTCGCGTCAGCGATAAATACTGCCTGGAAATGCACATCGACACCGACGAGGGCAACGCCGCAGAGATCAACCCGGGAATGGGCGCGGCGATGCTACCGGACAATGAAACGTTTCAGGACGGTATGCTGATCCCGACCAAGGGCACGGCACGCCTCAGGCGCCGCAGCACTCGCTTCGACTGA